From a region of the Candidatus Binatia bacterium genome:
- a CDS encoding acetyl-CoA hydrolase/transferase C-terminal domain-containing protein, translated as MGDSPRFVSAQEAAGLVRAKDTLAVPLGPGQPSDFLKALGAEDRFEDLTVSTALLTDLFELFMRPGVRLLTGFYGPAERFLRGAGHDVQFVPGDFRRFGVILERLHPRVMATAASRPDEKGRLSLSLHAGATVTELERCGRDPDRLLIVEASPRFPRTVGIEPDSPHCLRMEDVDILIESESEPFTLQDPAPTEVDAAIAKHVARFVSDGCTLQTGIGGVPSLVVGRLADGNGGDYGIHSEMFTSGLMKLHRAGKVTNQKGLYDGVSVCTFAAGTRELYDWLDGNEDVRFLPVERVNDPGLIGRNRKMISINGALAVDLAGQVAADTLAGGQFSGIGGHEDFVEGTGQSLQNRSLVCLPSSSVRDGKRISRIDAALGTEMLVTTPRHQVDAIITEFGAAELFGRTVQERADALTSIAHPEFRDELRRATLFS; from the coding sequence ATGGGCGACTCCCCCCGCTTCGTAAGCGCACAAGAAGCAGCCGGTCTGGTTCGAGCCAAGGATACCCTCGCGGTTCCCCTCGGACCGGGGCAGCCATCGGACTTCCTGAAGGCGCTCGGAGCCGAAGACCGGTTCGAGGACCTCACGGTATCGACCGCACTGCTCACCGACTTATTCGAGCTTTTCATGCGCCCCGGCGTGCGTCTCCTCACGGGCTTCTACGGCCCGGCCGAGAGATTCCTGCGGGGCGCGGGACACGACGTGCAGTTCGTCCCAGGAGACTTTCGACGCTTCGGCGTGATCCTCGAGCGGCTTCATCCGCGCGTGATGGCGACGGCCGCCTCGAGGCCCGACGAGAAGGGCCGCCTCAGCCTTTCCCTCCACGCGGGAGCCACGGTCACCGAGCTCGAACGGTGCGGTCGAGACCCGGATCGGCTGCTCATCGTCGAGGCGAGTCCCCGGTTCCCGCGAACGGTCGGCATCGAACCCGACTCGCCTCACTGCCTTCGCATGGAAGACGTCGACATCCTCATCGAAAGCGAAAGCGAGCCGTTCACTCTACAGGATCCGGCGCCAACCGAAGTCGACGCAGCAATCGCAAAGCACGTGGCGCGCTTCGTCTCCGATGGGTGCACGCTACAGACCGGAATCGGCGGCGTTCCGAGCCTCGTGGTCGGGCGTCTCGCGGACGGCAACGGCGGCGACTACGGCATCCACTCCGAGATGTTCACGAGCGGACTGATGAAGCTCCACCGCGCGGGCAAGGTCACGAACCAGAAGGGCCTCTACGACGGGGTGTCGGTGTGCACCTTCGCCGCCGGAACCCGAGAGCTCTACGACTGGCTCGACGGAAACGAAGACGTTCGCTTCCTGCCGGTCGAACGCGTGAACGATCCCGGGCTGATCGGGCGCAACCGGAAGATGATCTCGATCAACGGCGCACTCGCAGTCGATCTCGCAGGTCAGGTCGCCGCGGACACTCTGGCCGGCGGGCAGTTTTCGGGCATCGGCGGCCATGAAGACTTCGTCGAGGGAACCGGCCAGTCCCTACAAAACCGATCCCTCGTGTGTCTGCCGTCGAGCTCGGTGCGCGACGGCAAGCGGATCTCCCGGATCGATGCCGCCCTCGGTACCGAGATGCTCGTGACCACCCCCCGCCATCAGGTCGACGCGATCATCACCGAGTTCGGCGCGGCCGAGCTCTTCGGTCGAACAGTGCAGGAACGAGCGGACGCACTGACCTCGATCGCGCACCCGGAGTTCAGAGACGAACTCCGTCGCGCGACGCTCTTCTCTTGA
- a CDS encoding NAD(+) synthase, with protein sequence MKTSDRLWRALADPHRRGILEALRSGPRTTGELADGSEITRYGVMKHLATLVEAGLVRVERRGRERWNHLIPDRLDELGHDWNQQLDVRPKSNAERSFFDLYAHGFVRAAISVPRVHLADPAANAAEIAATYRAAVREGAALVLFPELALSGYSLDDLHQQDALLRAVLEGLAEVVAATEENTALAIVGAPLRFQGRLYNCAVFATGGRILGITPKTYVPNYREFYEKRQFTSGRDALATTVPCLGQQYVPFGSDLIFRDERQPDFAVHAEICEDVWVAIPPSTYAAFHGATVLTNLSASNVTIGKSSYRQQLAAGQSAKTLSAYLYAAAGTGESTTDLAWDGHALAYEDGERLVESERFVDEAQLVFADIDLDRLVQERARMTSFADCAADHRAHTMRTIPFRFTPPTEATHLRRTFERLPFVPSDPMRRAERCYEAYNIQVTSLVKRLRATGITKLVIGISGGLDSTQALLVSARAMDHLELPRTNVLAYTMPGFATSKETRSNAHDLMKAFGVTASEIDIRPSSEQMLSDIGHPHALGKERYDITYENVQAGERTSHLFRLANHHGALVVGTGDLSELALGWCTYGVGDQMSHYNVNVSVPKTLIHYLIEWVADLPETGKAGAAVLGRILATEISPELIPAHATDGEIQSTEKTIGPYELHDFDLYYMSRRGYAPSKVALLFAHAWSSDTPVSAADGKYPMEEILSWQRSFLDRFFRTSQFKRSASPNGPKVGSGGSLSPRGDWRAPSDSTSAPWLADLAEATSWIERSTPKKAKKRRAR encoded by the coding sequence ATGAAGACCTCCGACCGGCTCTGGCGCGCTCTCGCCGACCCCCACCGACGGGGCATCCTCGAGGCCCTACGGAGCGGCCCCCGCACAACCGGCGAGCTCGCCGACGGCTCCGAGATCACGCGATACGGCGTCATGAAGCACCTCGCGACTCTCGTCGAAGCCGGCCTCGTTCGGGTCGAGCGGCGCGGCCGGGAACGCTGGAACCACCTGATCCCGGATCGGCTCGACGAACTCGGGCACGACTGGAATCAACAGCTGGACGTTCGGCCGAAGAGCAACGCCGAGCGGTCTTTCTTCGACCTGTACGCACACGGATTCGTCCGGGCCGCGATTAGCGTCCCGCGGGTGCACCTCGCGGACCCGGCCGCGAACGCGGCTGAGATTGCAGCCACGTATCGCGCCGCCGTCCGCGAAGGCGCCGCACTAGTCCTCTTCCCCGAACTCGCACTGTCGGGCTACTCGCTCGACGACCTGCATCAGCAAGATGCTCTTCTGCGCGCCGTCCTCGAAGGCCTCGCCGAAGTCGTCGCGGCAACCGAAGAGAACACCGCGCTTGCGATCGTCGGCGCCCCACTCCGGTTCCAGGGCCGCCTGTACAATTGCGCCGTGTTCGCAACGGGCGGCCGGATCCTCGGCATCACTCCGAAAACCTACGTGCCGAACTACCGCGAGTTCTATGAGAAACGTCAGTTCACCAGCGGCCGCGACGCTCTCGCGACGACCGTCCCGTGCCTCGGTCAACAGTACGTACCGTTCGGTAGCGATCTCATCTTCCGCGACGAACGTCAGCCCGACTTCGCCGTGCACGCGGAGATCTGCGAGGACGTGTGGGTCGCAATTCCACCGTCGACATATGCCGCGTTCCACGGTGCGACGGTGCTCACGAACCTCTCTGCCTCCAACGTGACAATCGGAAAGTCCAGCTACCGCCAACAACTCGCCGCCGGGCAATCCGCCAAGACACTCTCCGCCTATCTCTACGCCGCCGCCGGCACCGGCGAGTCGACGACCGACCTCGCATGGGACGGACACGCCCTCGCCTACGAGGATGGAGAACGCCTGGTCGAATCCGAGCGATTCGTCGACGAAGCGCAACTCGTGTTCGCCGACATCGACCTCGACCGCCTCGTCCAGGAGCGTGCTCGCATGACGAGCTTCGCCGACTGCGCCGCCGATCACCGTGCGCACACGATGAGAACCATCCCCTTCCGCTTCACGCCGCCGACCGAAGCCACGCACCTACGACGGACGTTCGAACGTCTCCCCTTCGTCCCCAGCGACCCCATGCGGCGAGCCGAGCGCTGCTACGAGGCGTACAACATCCAGGTAACGAGCCTCGTGAAGAGGCTACGTGCGACCGGGATCACCAAGCTGGTCATCGGCATCTCCGGGGGCCTCGACTCGACGCAGGCACTGCTCGTCTCCGCCCGCGCGATGGACCATCTCGAACTCCCCCGAACGAACGTGCTCGCCTACACGATGCCCGGATTCGCAACATCGAAGGAAACGCGGAGCAACGCTCACGACCTGATGAAGGCGTTCGGCGTGACCGCAAGCGAAATCGACATCCGACCGTCGAGCGAACAGATGCTGAGCGACATCGGGCACCCGCACGCTCTGGGCAAGGAACGCTACGACATCACGTACGAGAACGTGCAAGCGGGCGAACGAACGAGCCACCTCTTTCGGCTGGCCAATCACCACGGCGCCCTGGTCGTCGGCACCGGAGACCTGAGCGAGCTCGCTCTAGGCTGGTGCACCTACGGCGTCGGCGATCAGATGTCTCACTACAACGTGAACGTCTCGGTCCCCAAGACGCTCATCCACTACCTCATCGAGTGGGTCGCCGATCTACCCGAGACTGGGAAGGCCGGCGCCGCAGTTCTGGGGCGCATTCTCGCAACCGAGATCAGTCCCGAGCTCATCCCCGCCCATGCGACCGACGGGGAGATCCAGAGTACGGAGAAGACCATCGGCCCGTACGAACTGCACGACTTCGACCTCTACTACATGAGCCGACGCGGCTACGCGCCGTCCAAGGTCGCGTTGCTCTTCGCCCACGCGTGGTCGAGCGACACGCCGGTCTCAGCGGCCGACGGCAAGTATCCCATGGAGGAGATTCTCTCGTGGCAGAGATCGTTCCTCGATCGCTTCTTCCGCACCAGCCAGTTCAAGCGTTCGGCTTCGCCGAACGGACCGAAGGTCGGATCGGGCGGCTCCCTCTCGCCGCGCGGGGATTGGCGCGCACCATCGGACTCCACGTCTGCCCCATGGCTCGCCGACCTGGCCGAGGCGACCTCGTGGATCGAGCGGTCGACCCCCAAGAAGGCCAAAAAGCGGCGCGCGCGCTAA
- a CDS encoding carotenoid oxygenase family protein, which yields MTTQAVAMTKSPEEMLASVLRPHAVEADYAIGHVEGEIPRDLSGTLYRNGPCQNILPSAGAAALHLFDGDALIHALRFENGTAHHLSRFARTESFLREKKEGTFCLGGLNLPADELLSEPPPGVQPNTNIVAHAGRLFALVENAMPFELDRKTLGSIGTWDYDGKAIGMSTTAHPKIDGRTGQMLIHGYQPIEPYVQLYVVEPDGSVSLAEAIDAPWPSMMHDFAITENYVIFPLGSVYFDLEAMLAGRGFGQSVTARDDLNMKFGIRRREPGSETKWFDAPSIGYMFHPSNAYEKDGRIVMDACKYEDPQGLLDDIGTIRAGEISSGLTSKPYLYEFDLEAGTCKETKLSDMAAEFPRLDDRLVGRENRFGYASTAEPIDGANGFFRRITKYDRVDGTSVHRETVPGQWVGEPVFVPRHADAAEDDGFVLNLVYDAPDDRTAVDILDARAIDAKPLARLWLEERVSLGFHGNFAPEA from the coding sequence ATGACGACGCAAGCGGTCGCGATGACGAAGAGCCCCGAGGAAATGCTGGCGAGTGTACTTCGGCCCCATGCCGTCGAAGCCGACTACGCCATCGGACACGTCGAGGGAGAGATCCCGCGCGACTTGTCGGGCACCCTTTATCGCAACGGACCTTGTCAGAATATCCTGCCGTCCGCCGGCGCAGCCGCGCTGCACCTGTTCGATGGAGACGCGTTGATCCACGCGCTTCGCTTCGAGAATGGCACCGCCCACCACCTCAGCCGCTTCGCACGCACCGAGAGCTTCCTGCGCGAAAAGAAGGAAGGAACCTTCTGCCTCGGAGGCCTCAACCTTCCGGCCGACGAGCTGCTCAGCGAGCCACCCCCCGGAGTGCAGCCGAACACCAACATCGTCGCGCACGCCGGCCGTCTGTTCGCTCTGGTCGAGAACGCGATGCCGTTCGAGCTCGACCGCAAGACGCTCGGGTCCATCGGGACGTGGGACTACGACGGCAAGGCCATCGGGATGTCGACCACCGCCCATCCCAAGATCGATGGCCGGACGGGACAGATGTTGATCCACGGCTACCAGCCCATCGAACCGTACGTGCAGCTCTACGTCGTCGAGCCCGACGGATCGGTCTCCCTCGCGGAGGCCATCGACGCCCCGTGGCCCTCGATGATGCACGACTTCGCCATCACCGAGAACTACGTTATCTTCCCACTCGGCAGTGTGTACTTCGATCTCGAAGCGATGCTTGCCGGCCGGGGGTTCGGACAGTCCGTGACCGCACGGGACGACCTCAACATGAAGTTTGGCATCCGCCGCCGCGAGCCCGGAAGCGAGACGAAGTGGTTCGATGCACCGTCGATCGGCTACATGTTCCACCCCAGCAACGCCTACGAGAAGGACGGCCGGATCGTGATGGACGCCTGCAAGTACGAAGACCCGCAGGGGCTGCTCGACGACATCGGGACGATCCGCGCGGGCGAAATATCGAGCGGCCTCACGTCGAAGCCCTACCTGTACGAGTTCGATCTCGAGGCGGGTACGTGCAAGGAGACGAAGCTCTCGGACATGGCAGCCGAGTTTCCGCGATTGGATGACCGGCTGGTCGGGCGCGAGAACCGTTTCGGCTACGCCTCGACCGCCGAGCCCATTGACGGCGCGAACGGATTCTTCCGGCGCATCACGAAGTACGACCGCGTGGACGGTACATCGGTGCACCGCGAGACCGTCCCCGGTCAGTGGGTCGGCGAGCCGGTCTTTGTTCCGCGTCACGCAGACGCGGCGGAGGACGATGGGTTCGTATTGAACCTCGTCTACGACGCACCCGACGATCGTACGGCCGTGGATATCCTCGACGCGCGCGCAATCGACGCGAAGCCTCTCGCGCGGCTGTGGCTCGAGGAGCGGGTGTCGCTCGGCTTCCACGGGAACTTTGCACCGGAGGCGTGA
- a CDS encoding alpha/beta hydrolase, with the protein MTQSVLHSVVEGDIPPGGEVFTLRAPGGVDIRVARWTAPENRASCGTVLLFHGYTEFIEKYYEVIGILRARGYSVVTFDWRGQGLSTRLLSNRCKGHVEDYADFLSDALLVHQQCVVDLPRPHVLLAHSMGGHLALRFLQDYPGRFDKAVLSAPMMGWDQFPLGVARAIAATNVALGMGTSYTWVRGDPDPNNQVNDITSDQARFKRGMAFWDKVPDLKLGGPTWRWLQQATSSIARILDRDRLIRVKTPVLVASAGRDKIISSDRHLNLPFLNTTFTVMPIAKAMHEILQETDEIQAQFWKGFDQFVA; encoded by the coding sequence TTGACGCAATCCGTTCTTCATTCGGTGGTAGAGGGCGACATTCCGCCCGGCGGCGAGGTTTTCACCCTGCGCGCGCCCGGTGGCGTCGACATTCGCGTCGCGCGGTGGACGGCTCCGGAGAATCGCGCGTCGTGCGGCACCGTACTGCTCTTTCACGGCTATACCGAGTTCATCGAAAAGTACTACGAGGTCATCGGCATCCTGCGAGCGCGCGGCTATTCGGTCGTCACCTTCGACTGGCGCGGCCAAGGACTGTCGACCCGCCTCCTCTCGAATCGTTGCAAGGGCCACGTCGAGGACTACGCCGACTTCCTCTCCGACGCGCTCCTCGTTCACCAGCAGTGCGTCGTGGATCTGCCGCGCCCACACGTGCTTCTCGCCCACTCCATGGGCGGCCATCTAGCCCTACGATTCCTGCAGGACTATCCGGGCCGGTTCGACAAGGCGGTGCTGTCGGCACCGATGATGGGATGGGATCAATTCCCTCTCGGCGTGGCGCGCGCCATCGCTGCGACGAACGTCGCTCTCGGGATGGGTACGTCGTATACCTGGGTGCGCGGCGATCCCGATCCGAACAATCAGGTCAACGACATCACGAGCGACCAGGCGCGTTTCAAACGCGGGATGGCGTTTTGGGACAAGGTGCCGGACCTGAAGCTGGGCGGGCCGACCTGGCGCTGGCTTCAGCAGGCGACGTCGAGCATCGCTCGCATTCTCGATCGCGACCGCTTGATCCGCGTGAAGACGCCGGTGCTCGTCGCGAGCGCCGGGCGCGACAAGATCATCTCGTCGGACCGGCACCTGAATCTGCCGTTTCTCAATACGACGTTTACGGTGATGCCGATTGCGAAGGCGATGCACGAGATCCTGCAGGAAACGGACGAGATCCAGGCCCAGTTTTGGAAAGGCTTCGATCAGTTCGTGGCCTGA
- a CDS encoding phosphotransferase family protein yields the protein MSEKNFPGKSVGEPDRHRASLEGWMQRNKPDVTDLRIPEMEMPASTGFSNETVVFEATWKEGGAAVSQRFVARIEQADGGLFPDQTAECGTSVDVQQRIMKAVAACDVVPVPNVIAYDGDPAVLGRPFFVMDFIEGEIPGDIPAYTESGFLVDEATPAQREQLVWDGVETLLALQKMDWREAGLDWLDTSGTGAPTLASQLGIYQSYVERELAGREHRVLRACLEWLESNAPSLDSVPVGVSWGDSRLANMIWRDYRCVAVLDWEAVSLLPAEADLGWWVMFDRMAFDDKGIARLEGYPAREAMHAHWEKATGRAVVGGIDYWEIFGAMRFDAIMIRLGDRLVDRGYVPKEANMAIESGTTAALERLLERQGVSF from the coding sequence ATGAGTGAGAAAAATTTCCCCGGGAAGTCCGTCGGCGAGCCCGACCGACACCGCGCCTCTCTCGAAGGCTGGATGCAGCGCAACAAGCCCGACGTCACCGATCTCCGTATCCCCGAGATGGAGATGCCGGCGTCGACCGGGTTCTCGAACGAGACCGTCGTCTTTGAGGCGACCTGGAAAGAAGGCGGCGCAGCCGTCTCGCAGCGCTTCGTCGCACGGATCGAACAAGCAGACGGTGGGCTCTTTCCCGATCAGACGGCCGAGTGCGGAACCTCCGTGGACGTGCAGCAGCGGATCATGAAAGCCGTCGCCGCCTGCGACGTCGTTCCGGTCCCAAACGTCATCGCCTACGACGGCGACCCGGCAGTTCTGGGTCGGCCTTTCTTCGTGATGGACTTCATCGAGGGGGAGATCCCGGGCGACATCCCCGCCTACACCGAGTCGGGCTTTCTCGTCGACGAGGCTACACCCGCGCAGCGCGAGCAGCTGGTGTGGGACGGCGTGGAGACGTTGTTGGCGCTCCAGAAGATGGACTGGCGTGAAGCGGGTCTGGACTGGCTGGACACCTCCGGCACCGGCGCCCCGACTCTCGCGTCCCAACTCGGCATCTACCAATCGTACGTCGAGCGGGAGCTCGCGGGGCGAGAGCACCGGGTTCTCCGAGCCTGTCTCGAGTGGCTCGAGAGCAACGCGCCGTCGCTCGATTCGGTTCCCGTAGGCGTGAGTTGGGGAGATTCCCGCCTCGCGAACATGATCTGGCGCGATTATCGCTGCGTTGCCGTGCTCGATTGGGAGGCCGTTTCGCTCCTCCCGGCGGAGGCGGACCTGGGTTGGTGGGTGATGTTCGACCGCATGGCGTTCGACGACAAGGGGATCGCCAGACTGGAGGGCTATCCCGCGCGTGAGGCCATGCACGCCCACTGGGAGAAGGCGACGGGCCGTGCAGTCGTCGGCGGGATTGATTACTGGGAGATCTTCGGCGCGATGCGTTTCGACGCCATCATGATTCGTCTCGGAGACCGCTTGGTCGACCGGGGCTATGTCCCGAAGGAAGCCAACATGGCCATCGAGAGCGGAACGACGGCTGCGCTGGAGCGGCTTCTCGAGCGGCAAGGAGTTTCGTTTTGA
- a CDS encoding phosphoadenylyl-sulfate reductase translates to MSDSPEASETSTAPALSLPSKELDAMSAEDVLSWAAQEFGEQLCVTCSWQKQSSVLIHMLSELGLEPAVVELDTHLFFRESYDTRDRLVERYGLTLTGPQIPSIAEQHKAEGPNLWETDPDRCCHIRKVEPLIEALHPFGAWVSGIRRDQSPSRATIGKTQWSERYGVWKLHPLADWDEKRVWTYITANQIPYNPLHDVGYRSIGCIPCTRPIRTNEEERAGRWAGSDKLECGLHLETIDKE, encoded by the coding sequence ATGAGCGATTCGCCGGAAGCCTCCGAGACGTCCACCGCTCCCGCTCTTTCGCTCCCCTCGAAAGAGCTGGATGCGATGTCGGCGGAAGATGTTCTTTCCTGGGCCGCGCAGGAGTTCGGGGAGCAGTTGTGCGTTACGTGCTCCTGGCAGAAGCAGTCGTCCGTGCTGATTCACATGCTCTCGGAATTGGGGCTCGAGCCCGCGGTCGTCGAGCTCGATACACATCTGTTCTTTCGTGAGAGTTACGACACGCGCGACCGCTTGGTCGAGAGGTACGGGCTGACGCTCACGGGACCGCAGATCCCATCGATCGCCGAGCAACACAAAGCGGAAGGTCCGAATCTCTGGGAAACGGATCCCGATCGGTGCTGTCACATTCGCAAGGTCGAGCCGCTCATCGAAGCTCTGCACCCGTTCGGCGCCTGGGTGTCGGGGATCCGGCGCGATCAGTCTCCGAGCCGCGCGACGATCGGCAAGACCCAGTGGTCGGAGCGCTACGGCGTTTGGAAGCTGCACCCTCTGGCCGACTGGGATGAGAAGCGTGTTTGGACGTACATCACGGCGAATCAGATCCCGTACAATCCCTTGCACGACGTGGGCTACCGCTCCATCGGTTGTATCCCCTGCACGCGACCCATCCGGACAAACGAGGAAGAGCGCGCGGGGCGGTGGGCCGGTTCGGACAAGCTCGAGTGCGGTCTGCACCTCGAGACGATCGACAAGGAGTAG